In Panicum virgatum strain AP13 chromosome 4N, P.virgatum_v5, whole genome shotgun sequence, a single window of DNA contains:
- the LOC120670792 gene encoding disease resistance protein RGA2-like isoform X1, with protein MIYNDTKFKYYSQVWVYVSPRFDSNKIGNSIISQLTEKESQLNEKQLIRTRLKKLLAGKKILIVLDDLWEDDPYKLFDLKTMLMLGETGNIIVIVTTRDEHVAMEIGTIEPYKIELLTKELCWEIIKQKSGFEARDDKEQMKDIGMEIASKCGGVPLAAQSLGYTLRSKDLNEWEKVNDSDVWNEPTSRNGSLQNQVLAALRLSYSGMDHRLRSCFTYCAIFPKGHNIIKDDLSHQWISLGFIRPMKAPFKKHQLSEKYIAKLLGMSFLQPSMSPPTLSQTSGAYYEGITFFTMHDLVHDFARLILDDKILDASKKGSTRGGSCRHALLTDCSKPLGLFLTCPDSLRALRFLDCGNIELRGDTFSSATSLCILDLSECRINQLPDSIAHLQHLKYLNAPGIRGKYIPNHITRLLKLNYLSISGSSEILALPESIGEMEELVHLDLSGCSKIRKLPELFGNLKNMEHLDLSKCSDVTGVSEQLGSLMKLEYLDVSYCKNVGNLPRALSSLTELQYLNLSFSSYLMGIQDSLLGDEESYKYPAENISNPAGGSGIVGIVEAEILGTLTKVKYLKLCIDGFSTLLLPKLPEALGSFNELKYLDLSGSSSLYKLPSSFGKLHSLLHIDLSDCYRVDGVPEALTGLNKLRYLNLSNCSIGVNEELPSLRGLQEAIANLTELRYLNLKSCLETICGDQRVDESNAFLGHISALSYLEHLTLSRNGNLYSLPETFGKLRKLHKLDLSYCCNLRKLPVSISEIGSLRFLNTDGCRSFDESTLPQFRNSSFLLPHFVVLADDGESSSNIIKLKDENPPILEISRLERVKSSAEAQRINLSGKQSIGKIKFVWTKGAERFVEDIEVLKELMPPACLEYFELQGYNGIRFPPWVTSIESYLPRIIRISITELPSCTTLPPLGQLANLQELHIEQMDSITKIDGELYGCGGAFPKLTTFRLLRMENLEEWNTEHPCGEDGSHVLVFPILTLLAISGCPKLRIKPCLPRGEYFLDIRSCDDLLSPLEERYQVPESSYPAPKGLFVHYCEQPLHEWRLLHQLPGISYLSIEHCSDLTCSSTEIIRCLSSLETLSVTDCESITALPDWLGDLTSLMRLEIINCTGIQTLPESIERLTNLQELKVSGCPDLVQWCESEKSMTMLSHIKTKETRKRKLTYSLESYGKAKEQ; from the exons ATGATTTACAATGACACAAAATTCAAATATTACTCTCAAGTATGGGTCTATGTGTCCCCAAGATTTGACTCAAATAAAATCGGTAACTCCATAATTTCACAGCTCACTGAAAAGGAGAGCCAACTAAATGAGAAACAGTTGATACGGACACGCCTCAAGAAGCTATTAGCCGGGAAGAAGATTTTGATTGTTTTGGATGACTTATGGGAGGATGATCCATATAAATTGTTTGATTTGAAGACTATGCTAATGCTTGGTGAGACAGGCAACATAATAGTTATAGTAACAACACGTGATGAACACGTTGCTATGGAAATTGGAACCATTGAGCCATACAAGATAGAACTCCTGACAAAGGAGTTGTGCTGGGAGATAATAAAACAAAAAAGTGGTTTTGAAGCTAGAGATGACAAAGAACAGATGAAGGATATAGGAATGGAGATTGCCTCGAAGTGTGGAGGTGTACCTTTAGCTGCTCAATCTCTTGGATACACATTGCGGTCCAAGGATTTGAATGAATGGGAGAAAGTTAATGATAGCGATGTTTGGAATGAACCTACTTCAAGGAATGGATCTTTACAAAATCAAGTGCTTGCAGCCTTGAGGTTAAGTTATAGTGGTATGGATCACCGCCTAAGGTCATGCTTTACCTACTGTGCAATCTTTCCAAAAGGTCACAACATAATTAAAGATGATCTAAGTCACCAATGGATTTCACTGGGGTTCATCAGGCCAATGAAAGCACCCTTCAAGAAGCACCAGCTCAGTGAGAAGTACATTGCCAAGCTCCTGGGAATGTCTTTCCTTCAACCTTCAATGTCACCGCCA ACTTTGTCGCAGACTTCTGGAGCATATTATGAAGGTATTACATTCTTTACCATGCATGATCTGGTGCATGACTTCGCGAGATTAATATTGGACGATAAAATTTTGGATGCTAGTAAAAAAGGCAGTACTCGGGGAGGCAGCTGCCGCCATGCATTGCTCACTGATTGTAGCAAACCGTTGGGATTATTCTTGACTTGTCCTGACAGTCTAAGGGCACTGCGTTTTCTGGACTGCGGTAATATTGAATTACGTGGCGATACGTTCTCATCTGCAACGTCCTTGTGCATCTTGGATTTAAGTGAATGCCGCATAAATCAGTTGCCAGATTCTATTGCCCACTTACAGCATCTGAAGTATCTGAACGCGCCAGGTATTCGTGGTAAATATATCCCGAACCATATTACGAGGCTCTTGAAATTAAACTATCTAAGCATTAGTGGGTCTTCTGAAATATTAGCATTGCCCGAGTCGATTGGAGAAATGGAGGAACTGGTTCATCTTGATTTGTCAGGTTGTTCAAAAATAAGAAAACTGCCAGAACTGTTTGGCAATCTTAAAAATATGGAACATCTGGATCTTTCAAAATGCTCTGATGTTACAGGAGTATCAGAACAGCTGGGTAGCCTCATGAAACTGGAATATTTGGACGTATCATACTGCAAAAATGTTGGAAACTTACCAAGAGCGTTGAGCAGCCTCACAGAACTGCAATATTTGAATTTATCATTCAGCTCATACTTAATGGGCATCCAAGATAGCCTCCTTGGGGACGAAGAATCATACAAGTATCCTGCAGAAAATATTTCAAATCCTGCAGGCGGATCCGGGATAGTTGGTATTGTTGAGGCAGAGATCTTGGGCACCCTGACCAAGGTCAAATATTTGAAGTTATGTATAGATGGATTTTCTACATTATTGCTTCCAAAGCTCCCTGAGGCTTTGGGAAGCTTTAATGAACTGAAGTATTTAGACTTATCAGGTTCTTCTTCACTGTATAAATTGCCATCATCATTTGGGAAGCTCCACAGTTTACTACATATTGATTTGTCAGACTGCTATCGTGTTGATGGTGTACCGGAAGCCTTGACTGGCCTAAACAAGCTCAGATATTTGAATTTATCAAATTGTTCCATCGGTGTAAATGAAGAACTGCCGAGTCTAAGAGGGCTACAAGAAGCAATTGCCAATCTCACTGAACTACGCTATTTAAACTTAAAAAGTTGTCTTGAAACTATATGTGGTGACCAACGAGTAGACGAAAGCAACGCTTTCCTGGGTCACATCAGTGCTCTTTCCTATCTAGAGCACCTGACGCTGTCAAGAAATGGGAATCTTTACAGTTTACCCGAAACTTTTGGTAAGCTCAGAAAGCTGCATAAGCTGGACCTCTCATATTGTTGTAACCTCAGGAAGCTGCCAGTAAGTATATCTGAAATCGGCAGTCTGAGGTTTCTGAATACGGATGGTTGCCGCAGTTTTGATGAGTCCACGTTACCTCAGTTCAGAAATAGTTCTTTCTTATTACCTCACTTTGTGGTCCTTGCCGATGATGGTGAATCTAGCAGCAATATTATTAAGCTCAAGGATGAAAATCCTCCTATCTTGGAGATAAGCAGGCTTGAAAGAGTCAAGTCTTCTGCAGAGGCACAGAGGATAAATTTGTCGGGAAAACAAAGTATTGGAAAAATAAAATTTGTATGGACAAAAGGTGCTGAGAGATTCGTAGAGGACATTGAAGTTTTGAAAGAACTGATGCCACCAGCCTGTTTAGAATACTTCGAGCTACAAGGTTACAATGGCATAAGGTTTCCACCCTGGGTGACGAGCATTGAGAGTTATTTACCTCGTATCATCAGGATTTCCATTACGGAGTTGCCCAGCTGCACGACCTTACCACCACTCGGTCAATTAGCAAACCTTCAAGAGCTGCATATCGAGCAAATGGACAGCATTACCAAGATTGATGGGGAATTGTACGGCTGCGGGGGAGCTTTTCCCAAACTGACAACCTTTCGTTTACTAAGAATGGAAAATCTGGAAGAGTGGAACACAGAACACCCCTGTGGTGAGGATGGTTCACATGTGCTCGTGTTCCCTATATTAACCCTTTTGGCAATAAGTGGCTGCCCCAAGCTGAGGATTAAACCGTGCCTGCCTAGAGGTGAGTACTTCTTGGACATAAGGAGTTGTGATGACCTGCTATCACCATTGGAAGAGAGATACCAGGTACCTGAATCCTCCTACCCTGCTCCGAAAGGCCTTTTTGTGCATTACTGCGAGCAGCCTCTGCATGAGTGGAGGTTGCTCCACCAACTCCCTGGGATCAGTTACTTGAGCATCGAGCATTGCAGTGACCTCACATGCAGCTCAACAGAGATCATTCGATGTCTCTCCTCCCTCGAGACTTTATCTGTGACAGATTGCGAAAGCATTACAGCGCTGCCAGACTGGTTGGGAGACCTAACCAGTCTCATGAGACTTGAGATAATCAATTGCACTGGCATCCAAACATTGCCAGAGAGCATAGAGCGACTCACCAACCTCCAAGAGCTAAAAGTTTCAGGCTGCCCTGACCTAGTGCAGTGGTGTGAATCAGAGAAATCTATGACGATGCTATCTCACATCAAGACTAAG GAAACTAGAAAACGCAAGCTTACCTACAGTTTAGAATCCTATGGAAAGGCCAAGGAGCAGtag
- the LOC120670792 gene encoding disease resistance protein RGA2-like isoform X3, with translation MIYNDTKFKYYSQVWVYVSPRFDSNKIGNSIISQLTEKESQLNEKQLIRTRLKKLLAGKKILIVLDDLWEDDPYKLFDLKTMLMLGETGNIIVIVTTRDEHVAMEIGTIEPYKIELLTKELCWEIIKQKSGFEARDDKEQMKDIGMEIASKCGGVPLAAQSLGYTLRSKDLNEWEKVNDSDVWNEPTSRNGSLQNQVLAALRLSYSGMDHRLRSCFTYCAIFPKGHNIIKDDLSHQWISLGFIRPMKAPFKKHQLSEKYIAKLLGMSFLQPSMSPPTLSQTSGAYYEGITFFTMHDLVHDFARLILDDKILDASKKGSTRGGSCRHALLTDCSKPLGLFLTCPDSLRALRFLDCGNIELRGDTFSSATSLCILDLSECRINQLPDSIAHLQHLKYLNAPGIRGKYIPNHITRLLKLNYLSISGSSEILALPESIGEMEELVHLDLSGCSKIRKLPELFGNLKNMEHLDLSKCSDVTGVSEQLGSLMKLEYLDVSYCKNVGNLPRALSSLTELQYLNLSFSSYLMGIQDSLLGDEESYKYPAENISNPAGGSGIVGIVEAEILGTLTKVKYLKLCIDGFSTLLLPKLPEALGSFNELKYLDLSGSSSLYKLPSSFGKLHSLLHIDLSDCYRVDGVPEALTGLNKLRYLNLSNCSIGVNEELPSLRGLQEAIANLTELRYLNLKSCLETICGDQRVDESNAFLGHISALSYLEHLTLSRNGNLYSLPETFGKLRKLHKLDLSYCCNLRKLPVSISEIGSLRFLNTDGCRSFDESTLPQFRNSSFLLPHFVVLADDGESSSNIIKLKDENPPILEISRLERVKSSAEAQRINLSGKQSIGKIKFVWTKGAERFVEDIEVLKELMPPACLEYFELQGYNGIRFPPWVTSIESYLPRIIRISITELPSCTTLPPLGQLANLQELHIEQMDSITKIDGELYGCGGAFPKLTTFRLLRMENLEEWNTEHPCGEDGSHVLVFPILTLLAISGCPKLRIKPCLPRGEYFLDIRSCDDLLSPLEERYQVPESSYPAPKGLFVHYCEQPLHEWRLLHQLPGISYLSIEHCSDLTCSSTEIIRCLSSLETLSVTDCESITALPDWLGDLTSLMRLEIINCTGIQTLPESIERLTNLQELKVSGCPDLVQWCESEKSMTMLSHIKTKVYMGPICRERFWKV, from the exons ATGATTTACAATGACACAAAATTCAAATATTACTCTCAAGTATGGGTCTATGTGTCCCCAAGATTTGACTCAAATAAAATCGGTAACTCCATAATTTCACAGCTCACTGAAAAGGAGAGCCAACTAAATGAGAAACAGTTGATACGGACACGCCTCAAGAAGCTATTAGCCGGGAAGAAGATTTTGATTGTTTTGGATGACTTATGGGAGGATGATCCATATAAATTGTTTGATTTGAAGACTATGCTAATGCTTGGTGAGACAGGCAACATAATAGTTATAGTAACAACACGTGATGAACACGTTGCTATGGAAATTGGAACCATTGAGCCATACAAGATAGAACTCCTGACAAAGGAGTTGTGCTGGGAGATAATAAAACAAAAAAGTGGTTTTGAAGCTAGAGATGACAAAGAACAGATGAAGGATATAGGAATGGAGATTGCCTCGAAGTGTGGAGGTGTACCTTTAGCTGCTCAATCTCTTGGATACACATTGCGGTCCAAGGATTTGAATGAATGGGAGAAAGTTAATGATAGCGATGTTTGGAATGAACCTACTTCAAGGAATGGATCTTTACAAAATCAAGTGCTTGCAGCCTTGAGGTTAAGTTATAGTGGTATGGATCACCGCCTAAGGTCATGCTTTACCTACTGTGCAATCTTTCCAAAAGGTCACAACATAATTAAAGATGATCTAAGTCACCAATGGATTTCACTGGGGTTCATCAGGCCAATGAAAGCACCCTTCAAGAAGCACCAGCTCAGTGAGAAGTACATTGCCAAGCTCCTGGGAATGTCTTTCCTTCAACCTTCAATGTCACCGCCA ACTTTGTCGCAGACTTCTGGAGCATATTATGAAGGTATTACATTCTTTACCATGCATGATCTGGTGCATGACTTCGCGAGATTAATATTGGACGATAAAATTTTGGATGCTAGTAAAAAAGGCAGTACTCGGGGAGGCAGCTGCCGCCATGCATTGCTCACTGATTGTAGCAAACCGTTGGGATTATTCTTGACTTGTCCTGACAGTCTAAGGGCACTGCGTTTTCTGGACTGCGGTAATATTGAATTACGTGGCGATACGTTCTCATCTGCAACGTCCTTGTGCATCTTGGATTTAAGTGAATGCCGCATAAATCAGTTGCCAGATTCTATTGCCCACTTACAGCATCTGAAGTATCTGAACGCGCCAGGTATTCGTGGTAAATATATCCCGAACCATATTACGAGGCTCTTGAAATTAAACTATCTAAGCATTAGTGGGTCTTCTGAAATATTAGCATTGCCCGAGTCGATTGGAGAAATGGAGGAACTGGTTCATCTTGATTTGTCAGGTTGTTCAAAAATAAGAAAACTGCCAGAACTGTTTGGCAATCTTAAAAATATGGAACATCTGGATCTTTCAAAATGCTCTGATGTTACAGGAGTATCAGAACAGCTGGGTAGCCTCATGAAACTGGAATATTTGGACGTATCATACTGCAAAAATGTTGGAAACTTACCAAGAGCGTTGAGCAGCCTCACAGAACTGCAATATTTGAATTTATCATTCAGCTCATACTTAATGGGCATCCAAGATAGCCTCCTTGGGGACGAAGAATCATACAAGTATCCTGCAGAAAATATTTCAAATCCTGCAGGCGGATCCGGGATAGTTGGTATTGTTGAGGCAGAGATCTTGGGCACCCTGACCAAGGTCAAATATTTGAAGTTATGTATAGATGGATTTTCTACATTATTGCTTCCAAAGCTCCCTGAGGCTTTGGGAAGCTTTAATGAACTGAAGTATTTAGACTTATCAGGTTCTTCTTCACTGTATAAATTGCCATCATCATTTGGGAAGCTCCACAGTTTACTACATATTGATTTGTCAGACTGCTATCGTGTTGATGGTGTACCGGAAGCCTTGACTGGCCTAAACAAGCTCAGATATTTGAATTTATCAAATTGTTCCATCGGTGTAAATGAAGAACTGCCGAGTCTAAGAGGGCTACAAGAAGCAATTGCCAATCTCACTGAACTACGCTATTTAAACTTAAAAAGTTGTCTTGAAACTATATGTGGTGACCAACGAGTAGACGAAAGCAACGCTTTCCTGGGTCACATCAGTGCTCTTTCCTATCTAGAGCACCTGACGCTGTCAAGAAATGGGAATCTTTACAGTTTACCCGAAACTTTTGGTAAGCTCAGAAAGCTGCATAAGCTGGACCTCTCATATTGTTGTAACCTCAGGAAGCTGCCAGTAAGTATATCTGAAATCGGCAGTCTGAGGTTTCTGAATACGGATGGTTGCCGCAGTTTTGATGAGTCCACGTTACCTCAGTTCAGAAATAGTTCTTTCTTATTACCTCACTTTGTGGTCCTTGCCGATGATGGTGAATCTAGCAGCAATATTATTAAGCTCAAGGATGAAAATCCTCCTATCTTGGAGATAAGCAGGCTTGAAAGAGTCAAGTCTTCTGCAGAGGCACAGAGGATAAATTTGTCGGGAAAACAAAGTATTGGAAAAATAAAATTTGTATGGACAAAAGGTGCTGAGAGATTCGTAGAGGACATTGAAGTTTTGAAAGAACTGATGCCACCAGCCTGTTTAGAATACTTCGAGCTACAAGGTTACAATGGCATAAGGTTTCCACCCTGGGTGACGAGCATTGAGAGTTATTTACCTCGTATCATCAGGATTTCCATTACGGAGTTGCCCAGCTGCACGACCTTACCACCACTCGGTCAATTAGCAAACCTTCAAGAGCTGCATATCGAGCAAATGGACAGCATTACCAAGATTGATGGGGAATTGTACGGCTGCGGGGGAGCTTTTCCCAAACTGACAACCTTTCGTTTACTAAGAATGGAAAATCTGGAAGAGTGGAACACAGAACACCCCTGTGGTGAGGATGGTTCACATGTGCTCGTGTTCCCTATATTAACCCTTTTGGCAATAAGTGGCTGCCCCAAGCTGAGGATTAAACCGTGCCTGCCTAGAGGTGAGTACTTCTTGGACATAAGGAGTTGTGATGACCTGCTATCACCATTGGAAGAGAGATACCAGGTACCTGAATCCTCCTACCCTGCTCCGAAAGGCCTTTTTGTGCATTACTGCGAGCAGCCTCTGCATGAGTGGAGGTTGCTCCACCAACTCCCTGGGATCAGTTACTTGAGCATCGAGCATTGCAGTGACCTCACATGCAGCTCAACAGAGATCATTCGATGTCTCTCCTCCCTCGAGACTTTATCTGTGACAGATTGCGAAAGCATTACAGCGCTGCCAGACTGGTTGGGAGACCTAACCAGTCTCATGAGACTTGAGATAATCAATTGCACTGGCATCCAAACATTGCCAGAGAGCATAGAGCGACTCACCAACCTCCAAGAGCTAAAAGTTTCAGGCTGCCCTGACCTAGTGCAGTGGTGTGAATCAGAGAAATCTATGACGATGCTATCTCACATCAAGACTAAG
- the LOC120670792 gene encoding disease resistance protein RGA2-like isoform X2 — MIYNDTKFKYYSQVWVYVSPRFDSNKIGNSIISQLTEKESQLNEKQLIRTRLKKLLAGKKILIVLDDLWEDDPYKLFDLKTMLMLGETGNIIVIVTTRDEHVAMEIGTIEPYKIELLTKELCWEIIKQKSGFEARDDKEQMKDIGMEIASKCGGVPLAAQSLGYTLRSKDLNEWEKVNDSDVWNEPTSRNGSLQNQVLAALRLSYSGMDHRLRSCFTYCAIFPKGHNIIKDDLSHQWISLGFIRPMKAPFKKHQLSEKYIAKLLGMSFLQPSMSPPTSGAYYEGITFFTMHDLVHDFARLILDDKILDASKKGSTRGGSCRHALLTDCSKPLGLFLTCPDSLRALRFLDCGNIELRGDTFSSATSLCILDLSECRINQLPDSIAHLQHLKYLNAPGIRGKYIPNHITRLLKLNYLSISGSSEILALPESIGEMEELVHLDLSGCSKIRKLPELFGNLKNMEHLDLSKCSDVTGVSEQLGSLMKLEYLDVSYCKNVGNLPRALSSLTELQYLNLSFSSYLMGIQDSLLGDEESYKYPAENISNPAGGSGIVGIVEAEILGTLTKVKYLKLCIDGFSTLLLPKLPEALGSFNELKYLDLSGSSSLYKLPSSFGKLHSLLHIDLSDCYRVDGVPEALTGLNKLRYLNLSNCSIGVNEELPSLRGLQEAIANLTELRYLNLKSCLETICGDQRVDESNAFLGHISALSYLEHLTLSRNGNLYSLPETFGKLRKLHKLDLSYCCNLRKLPVSISEIGSLRFLNTDGCRSFDESTLPQFRNSSFLLPHFVVLADDGESSSNIIKLKDENPPILEISRLERVKSSAEAQRINLSGKQSIGKIKFVWTKGAERFVEDIEVLKELMPPACLEYFELQGYNGIRFPPWVTSIESYLPRIIRISITELPSCTTLPPLGQLANLQELHIEQMDSITKIDGELYGCGGAFPKLTTFRLLRMENLEEWNTEHPCGEDGSHVLVFPILTLLAISGCPKLRIKPCLPRGEYFLDIRSCDDLLSPLEERYQVPESSYPAPKGLFVHYCEQPLHEWRLLHQLPGISYLSIEHCSDLTCSSTEIIRCLSSLETLSVTDCESITALPDWLGDLTSLMRLEIINCTGIQTLPESIERLTNLQELKVSGCPDLVQWCESEKSMTMLSHIKTKETRKRKLTYSLESYGKAKEQ, encoded by the exons ATGATTTACAATGACACAAAATTCAAATATTACTCTCAAGTATGGGTCTATGTGTCCCCAAGATTTGACTCAAATAAAATCGGTAACTCCATAATTTCACAGCTCACTGAAAAGGAGAGCCAACTAAATGAGAAACAGTTGATACGGACACGCCTCAAGAAGCTATTAGCCGGGAAGAAGATTTTGATTGTTTTGGATGACTTATGGGAGGATGATCCATATAAATTGTTTGATTTGAAGACTATGCTAATGCTTGGTGAGACAGGCAACATAATAGTTATAGTAACAACACGTGATGAACACGTTGCTATGGAAATTGGAACCATTGAGCCATACAAGATAGAACTCCTGACAAAGGAGTTGTGCTGGGAGATAATAAAACAAAAAAGTGGTTTTGAAGCTAGAGATGACAAAGAACAGATGAAGGATATAGGAATGGAGATTGCCTCGAAGTGTGGAGGTGTACCTTTAGCTGCTCAATCTCTTGGATACACATTGCGGTCCAAGGATTTGAATGAATGGGAGAAAGTTAATGATAGCGATGTTTGGAATGAACCTACTTCAAGGAATGGATCTTTACAAAATCAAGTGCTTGCAGCCTTGAGGTTAAGTTATAGTGGTATGGATCACCGCCTAAGGTCATGCTTTACCTACTGTGCAATCTTTCCAAAAGGTCACAACATAATTAAAGATGATCTAAGTCACCAATGGATTTCACTGGGGTTCATCAGGCCAATGAAAGCACCCTTCAAGAAGCACCAGCTCAGTGAGAAGTACATTGCCAAGCTCCTGGGAATGTCTTTCCTTCAACCTTCAATGTCACCGCCA ACTTCTGGAGCATATTATGAAGGTATTACATTCTTTACCATGCATGATCTGGTGCATGACTTCGCGAGATTAATATTGGACGATAAAATTTTGGATGCTAGTAAAAAAGGCAGTACTCGGGGAGGCAGCTGCCGCCATGCATTGCTCACTGATTGTAGCAAACCGTTGGGATTATTCTTGACTTGTCCTGACAGTCTAAGGGCACTGCGTTTTCTGGACTGCGGTAATATTGAATTACGTGGCGATACGTTCTCATCTGCAACGTCCTTGTGCATCTTGGATTTAAGTGAATGCCGCATAAATCAGTTGCCAGATTCTATTGCCCACTTACAGCATCTGAAGTATCTGAACGCGCCAGGTATTCGTGGTAAATATATCCCGAACCATATTACGAGGCTCTTGAAATTAAACTATCTAAGCATTAGTGGGTCTTCTGAAATATTAGCATTGCCCGAGTCGATTGGAGAAATGGAGGAACTGGTTCATCTTGATTTGTCAGGTTGTTCAAAAATAAGAAAACTGCCAGAACTGTTTGGCAATCTTAAAAATATGGAACATCTGGATCTTTCAAAATGCTCTGATGTTACAGGAGTATCAGAACAGCTGGGTAGCCTCATGAAACTGGAATATTTGGACGTATCATACTGCAAAAATGTTGGAAACTTACCAAGAGCGTTGAGCAGCCTCACAGAACTGCAATATTTGAATTTATCATTCAGCTCATACTTAATGGGCATCCAAGATAGCCTCCTTGGGGACGAAGAATCATACAAGTATCCTGCAGAAAATATTTCAAATCCTGCAGGCGGATCCGGGATAGTTGGTATTGTTGAGGCAGAGATCTTGGGCACCCTGACCAAGGTCAAATATTTGAAGTTATGTATAGATGGATTTTCTACATTATTGCTTCCAAAGCTCCCTGAGGCTTTGGGAAGCTTTAATGAACTGAAGTATTTAGACTTATCAGGTTCTTCTTCACTGTATAAATTGCCATCATCATTTGGGAAGCTCCACAGTTTACTACATATTGATTTGTCAGACTGCTATCGTGTTGATGGTGTACCGGAAGCCTTGACTGGCCTAAACAAGCTCAGATATTTGAATTTATCAAATTGTTCCATCGGTGTAAATGAAGAACTGCCGAGTCTAAGAGGGCTACAAGAAGCAATTGCCAATCTCACTGAACTACGCTATTTAAACTTAAAAAGTTGTCTTGAAACTATATGTGGTGACCAACGAGTAGACGAAAGCAACGCTTTCCTGGGTCACATCAGTGCTCTTTCCTATCTAGAGCACCTGACGCTGTCAAGAAATGGGAATCTTTACAGTTTACCCGAAACTTTTGGTAAGCTCAGAAAGCTGCATAAGCTGGACCTCTCATATTGTTGTAACCTCAGGAAGCTGCCAGTAAGTATATCTGAAATCGGCAGTCTGAGGTTTCTGAATACGGATGGTTGCCGCAGTTTTGATGAGTCCACGTTACCTCAGTTCAGAAATAGTTCTTTCTTATTACCTCACTTTGTGGTCCTTGCCGATGATGGTGAATCTAGCAGCAATATTATTAAGCTCAAGGATGAAAATCCTCCTATCTTGGAGATAAGCAGGCTTGAAAGAGTCAAGTCTTCTGCAGAGGCACAGAGGATAAATTTGTCGGGAAAACAAAGTATTGGAAAAATAAAATTTGTATGGACAAAAGGTGCTGAGAGATTCGTAGAGGACATTGAAGTTTTGAAAGAACTGATGCCACCAGCCTGTTTAGAATACTTCGAGCTACAAGGTTACAATGGCATAAGGTTTCCACCCTGGGTGACGAGCATTGAGAGTTATTTACCTCGTATCATCAGGATTTCCATTACGGAGTTGCCCAGCTGCACGACCTTACCACCACTCGGTCAATTAGCAAACCTTCAAGAGCTGCATATCGAGCAAATGGACAGCATTACCAAGATTGATGGGGAATTGTACGGCTGCGGGGGAGCTTTTCCCAAACTGACAACCTTTCGTTTACTAAGAATGGAAAATCTGGAAGAGTGGAACACAGAACACCCCTGTGGTGAGGATGGTTCACATGTGCTCGTGTTCCCTATATTAACCCTTTTGGCAATAAGTGGCTGCCCCAAGCTGAGGATTAAACCGTGCCTGCCTAGAGGTGAGTACTTCTTGGACATAAGGAGTTGTGATGACCTGCTATCACCATTGGAAGAGAGATACCAGGTACCTGAATCCTCCTACCCTGCTCCGAAAGGCCTTTTTGTGCATTACTGCGAGCAGCCTCTGCATGAGTGGAGGTTGCTCCACCAACTCCCTGGGATCAGTTACTTGAGCATCGAGCATTGCAGTGACCTCACATGCAGCTCAACAGAGATCATTCGATGTCTCTCCTCCCTCGAGACTTTATCTGTGACAGATTGCGAAAGCATTACAGCGCTGCCAGACTGGTTGGGAGACCTAACCAGTCTCATGAGACTTGAGATAATCAATTGCACTGGCATCCAAACATTGCCAGAGAGCATAGAGCGACTCACCAACCTCCAAGAGCTAAAAGTTTCAGGCTGCCCTGACCTAGTGCAGTGGTGTGAATCAGAGAAATCTATGACGATGCTATCTCACATCAAGACTAAG GAAACTAGAAAACGCAAGCTTACCTACAGTTTAGAATCCTATGGAAAGGCCAAGGAGCAGtag